Proteins from a single region of Desulfobacter postgatei 2ac9:
- a CDS encoding radical SAM protein, producing MKTVSSLLDQEWYARYKAISKLNIRSSIYDVTNRCNLRCKGCFFFSSGEHEAAEEQMDISEWKAFIDREKERGVNLAILIGGEPTLCMDRVEAFYKRMPTFVATNGLIKVPRERFPNMMVGISLWGSSDDEKTLRGKDTFAISSRHYEGDPHVYYLLTITPKLVGNIEPIVQKIRNVGVKVHMQLLSNDEGVDGFNWTNQELADVCREMDDLLDRYPDTVVSAKYYHKIITTGTMLGRSFGWAECPSVTQPLDDRKNNPRRLTNFIRWASDLKTMHRCCTSETRDCRTCKDGAAHMSWVMVNKRAHMNSTRDLQNWITVYEMFAKLYQFIPW from the coding sequence ATGAAAACAGTGAGTTCTCTTCTGGATCAAGAATGGTATGCACGATATAAAGCCATCTCCAAGCTCAACATAAGAAGCTCCATCTATGATGTAACCAATCGCTGTAACCTTCGCTGCAAGGGCTGTTTCTTTTTTTCCTCCGGGGAACACGAGGCGGCCGAAGAGCAGATGGATATTTCAGAATGGAAAGCCTTTATTGATCGGGAAAAAGAGCGGGGCGTAAATCTTGCGATTCTCATCGGCGGAGAACCCACCCTCTGCATGGACCGGGTCGAGGCGTTTTATAAACGCATGCCCACCTTTGTTGCCACAAACGGGCTGATCAAAGTGCCCAGGGAGCGTTTTCCGAATATGATGGTGGGCATTTCGCTGTGGGGCAGCAGTGATGACGAAAAGACATTAAGGGGAAAGGATACCTTTGCCATATCCAGCCGCCACTATGAAGGCGATCCCCATGTTTACTATCTTCTGACCATTACCCCCAAACTGGTGGGAAATATTGAGCCCATTGTCCAGAAAATTCGCAATGTAGGCGTCAAAGTTCATATGCAGCTTCTTTCCAATGACGAAGGTGTGGACGGATTCAACTGGACCAATCAAGAGCTTGCAGACGTGTGCCGGGAAATGGACGACCTACTGGACCGCTATCCGGACACGGTGGTCTCCGCAAAATACTATCACAAGATCATCACCACAGGCACCATGTTGGGCAGGTCCTTCGGGTGGGCGGAGTGCCCCTCGGTGACGCAGCCCCTGGACGACCGGAAAAACAATCCCAGACGGCTGACCAACTTTATCCGCTGGGCCTCGGATCTAAAAACCATGCACCGCTGCTGCACCTCTGAAACCCGGGACTGCAGAACCTGCAAGGACGGCGCAGCCCATATGAGCTGGGTCATGGTCAATAAACGGGCACATATGAACAGTACCCGGGATCTGCAGAACTGGATCACCGTTTATGAAATGTTCGCAAAACTGTATCAGTTCATTCCATGGTAA
- a CDS encoding beta-ketoacyl-[acyl-carrier-protein] synthase family protein, with protein sequence MTCGAYIAAMGIISALGTGTESTCQALKQGESGLARVDFFQLNRPDLPKVGVVPGTIKHTLPRTHELARIAAEQIMAQCSRVPDAVVLGGTTGGMLTCESLLKEKETDPERFRHHGLGTVAEDIADLMGCTGPAITVSTACSSGNTALAIALEMIRSGRAKTVLAGGADALCRMTCFGFQSLQVVDPAGARPFDKNRSGMSVAEGAGLLLLVSQRPENPVAELSGGGLSCDAYHASSPHPEGNGAFDAMVKAMDDAGITPEQIDYISLHGTGTEANDRAEALAVNRLFNKNRPAASSVKGATGHPMAAAGAIEAVICAMAVSKGFIPGNTGFSAPDPELNFIPVPNPIQQPVHRVLSNTFGFGGNNAAIVISKAENRRAGTCSRDATRVQKPTMGPMSVLGSACVTGAGTTADSLEAFYKGHSLAGMITDSTLTDLLSLKKVRRMKRFSRLMLALAVLAGKDAPPGISPASIIGGTGWGSLSETWDFLSRLFAGNEKSSSPIDFVGSVHNAALGHVAMELGAKGANITTTGGDTSFEQALWTAGILGQKDHAPMMVMGGDEHHPDLSFKFDMSVIPGERAADGGGALVLAPGAVPGKTTLTPRLFMKYDDRLGPKDSLTGLIRELPDFNDRYGAVMAGIPRTCAARRKDLAEALTNAFSSSLPILDYRSLTGQFATAPAVAAVLAVDAVENNRLPNPNVQGQSMDLQHRGILLLGLGRYLTAVEVMPG encoded by the coding sequence ACTGAGAGTACCTGCCAGGCCCTTAAACAGGGTGAATCGGGACTGGCCCGCGTGGATTTTTTCCAACTCAACCGCCCGGATTTGCCCAAGGTGGGCGTGGTTCCGGGAACAATCAAACACACGCTTCCCAGAACCCACGAACTTGCCCGGATAGCTGCCGAACAGATCATGGCGCAATGCAGCCGGGTCCCGGATGCCGTTGTTTTAGGGGGCACCACCGGGGGGATGCTGACCTGTGAATCCCTGCTCAAGGAAAAAGAGACCGATCCCGAACGCTTCCGGCACCACGGACTGGGCACGGTTGCCGAAGATATCGCCGACCTGATGGGCTGTACCGGCCCTGCCATCACCGTGTCCACAGCCTGTTCTTCGGGAAATACGGCCCTGGCAATCGCCTTGGAGATGATCCGTTCGGGCCGGGCCAAAACCGTCCTGGCCGGGGGAGCGGACGCCCTGTGCCGGATGACCTGTTTTGGGTTTCAGTCCCTGCAGGTGGTTGATCCCGCCGGGGCCCGCCCCTTTGACAAAAATCGTTCCGGCATGAGCGTTGCCGAAGGTGCAGGCCTGCTGCTCCTTGTATCCCAAAGGCCTGAAAATCCGGTGGCGGAACTGTCCGGGGGCGGCCTGTCCTGTGATGCATACCACGCCTCATCCCCGCACCCCGAGGGTAACGGCGCGTTTGATGCCATGGTAAAAGCCATGGATGACGCCGGCATCACCCCCGAGCAGATAGATTATATCAGCCTTCACGGCACAGGTACCGAGGCCAATGACAGGGCGGAAGCCCTGGCCGTGAACCGGCTTTTTAACAAAAACAGACCTGCGGCATCATCGGTCAAAGGCGCCACAGGCCACCCCATGGCCGCAGCCGGAGCCATCGAAGCGGTCATCTGTGCTATGGCCGTATCCAAAGGTTTCATCCCCGGCAATACCGGATTCAGTGCGCCGGATCCTGAACTGAATTTCATTCCGGTACCCAACCCCATCCAACAGCCCGTTCACAGGGTATTGTCAAACACATTTGGATTTGGCGGGAATAATGCAGCCATTGTGATCTCAAAAGCAGAAAACCGGAGAGCCGGAACCTGCTCCCGGGATGCAACAAGGGTTCAAAAACCGACAATGGGTCCCATGTCGGTTCTGGGTTCTGCCTGTGTAACCGGTGCGGGCACCACGGCTGACAGCCTGGAGGCATTTTACAAGGGACACTCTTTGGCAGGAATGATCACGGACTCAACCCTGACAGACCTGCTCTCTTTGAAAAAAGTGCGGCGGATGAAACGATTCTCCCGCCTGATGCTGGCCCTGGCGGTCCTGGCCGGAAAAGATGCGCCCCCCGGCATATCCCCGGCATCCATTATCGGCGGAACCGGCTGGGGATCGCTGTCGGAAACCTGGGACTTTCTTTCACGGCTTTTTGCAGGCAATGAAAAGTCCTCCAGCCCCATTGATTTTGTGGGGTCGGTCCATAACGCAGCCCTGGGCCATGTGGCCATGGAACTTGGTGCAAAAGGGGCCAACATCACCACCACGGGCGGGGATACCTCCTTTGAACAGGCCCTTTGGACAGCCGGGATTCTGGGTCAAAAAGACCATGCCCCGATGATGGTCATGGGCGGCGATGAACACCATCCGGACCTGTCTTTCAAATTTGACATGTCTGTGATCCCCGGGGAGAGGGCGGCAGACGGCGGCGGCGCCCTGGTGCTGGCCCCCGGAGCGGTTCCCGGCAAAACCACCCTGACCCCCCGGCTTTTCATGAAATATGACGACCGTCTTGGGCCCAAGGATTCCCTGACAGGCCTTATCCGGGAACTGCCGGATTTTAATGACAGGTATGGTGCCGTCATGGCAGGCATCCCCCGGACCTGTGCGGCCCGGCGAAAGGACCTGGCCGAAGCCTTGACCAATGCGTTTTCATCGTCCTTGCCAATTCTGGATTACCGTAGCCTTACCGGGCAGTTTGCTACGGCCCCGGCTGTTGCAGCCGTGCTTGCCGTGGACGCGGTGGAAAACAACAGGCTGCCGAACCCGAATGTCCAGGGACAATCCATGGATCTTCAACACCGCGGCATTCTCCTTCTGGGCCTTGGCAGATATCTTACCGCTGTTGAGGTGATGCCCGGATGA